Proteins co-encoded in one Uloborus diversus isolate 005 chromosome 9, Udiv.v.3.1, whole genome shotgun sequence genomic window:
- the LOC129230589 gene encoding microtubule-associated protein futsch-like has product MMEGGGTPYASGMAPSGSYILVIVSEPVNDQHKEVILERLNKGLLSWDVESTGCDLSGLESVCSSINSKTLSDNDVLIQYSTESLGVEVLVNPTVSTFKQCVKNLFSTSTGHKHLIHAGYTFSGSGSWMLQNGTFSFDEFLEIFQQADVQSQKRCNINVHCAEVGMWNASNFAKDIFTKIANIALNPPGKVDKVPGSEHLMNALDRVLSSQALEEMMEASPLVGNIRFNRPTLYLFPAGQGDCALFGINGFNMLIDGGFNRRPCSWEFIRHLDRLDAVLVTRLCENNLCGMNTLMKRKALNNTYPQIGYVFCNIAENKTPSTKEENLLPQDDLTVSVVREGHNFVQTLNDLKLKPHQCWRDSAVEPFVLYHKVGHGTLEMHVLSPPRDSKEMKEFLTEWNAYKETFSCIKSGLRGKGFESSIPLSHSTSICALLVWRPADPKDTISRILFPGSAPQNKIFESLEKLKTLDILNQPVVTKASLTTILVAKPISHKVEKSVSRASIPNRKNTASPALSTSSVASRNGDIGGIKKENKEIKKVVKEVKKEKEIKNNKEVKEVKKEIKKESLTKQVKKDTKTETIVKKELVKKDITKEVKKDNKDIKKVVKKDKEIKVEKPLVKGDKASDLKSATKKIDSASNALKTVGEIKKSTTVKKTTTTTVKKDIGKPPVVPKTNEVKKTAPVKTSDAKVSKDKPKTTDSKSVPKTKPKTPSTTPKTTPKAKPSAVSTPGGKVTKAVAASSVVASVVAVTAAAVELNEKQDEVVEPEAVAAVQDTKVEDIKEVNIAEKTEEEMRASPLPLEASSPTPSDSVSLTPSDTLSSAPLETVSPTPPLANEPVSMEEKEVNEIKDFEQDPIPYETEAEINHKNDEADEPNMIELELAKRAQLNDAMSTSFVGGNDFDEMANEEILHKDEAVKEETMPMNFSIPDYGHNEEIKHDFQGTAEKDNEYMEDLESKEINAEDPLAQMTMEGSFCAGMISNEREGFNIENNELLGGEENEINESVISSEMHMTSKEEIIHEKYDEKESVSPKYDHEEAHEVEYSEKDIQQMMSQSMHEAYSSQDDQLNVEELHKSELKYEAYEPQEKCDVPYDTNALEADEQYKEIQQHGEEKFNEHDIIHSDAQDQVTAAENVYEETSRFEEKKNPYEERYSQIESMYEQVGCESFDRAQNIIDDLEMQESSVDEPEEIVRRESSVSITFNDEAPEGIYDDKLRRKSGTESEDDVDIQNFMSKETKSTIDQSKLSVQQQDSESDDEDVVKSPTPHAVVDYEGNLDQCTLGAKSHDSDKEFEVISEDKVLYSSEKQDFDEKDRDSAEESEDADDGEMIRHPTPPHQKYSEDEMRDPIGQHFITTPNLIAQGSGISEQPLYEEAEEDGSEMSHSPVVEQPIFGNAVEADFPELVTVSGGTTPSEPQSPKANFDSKKLATEAGIMEALSEHDISESSTHSPSCQEGSTAFELPISEKNTLEDENIQSISSDRVSEINASGFTTSDIHFKDDQDISDIHSDMKQEKSSSEKADAPSDDESCSDNDKSESHSEGKSDVEGDDKSDIPHDKSDCYGDDKSDHQHDGKPDAFDDEQVDHRSDACDDYQFEKKDYDACIPPKDFEHQDIQKDSHLNAESDYHYDSKSCAQQQDETNEEGERSSKMHEDTKYNDLHATEMQSESSILQNIQSEYQGTYCDLQEDNKSDVVEDTKDSRDECHDDIETDFYSNKSNFNEETSNTISVEQHGKPSAADYICNEPSCDSTTFNENLQSTGYNFGEDTNIASHAEVPEIPDQEPISVQDIKVDVVEDKFPGLTQEAEFAVGHENLIVHPNEMYTEERIMSGDDYHYSYSEKETTENIFENQNLGTPAEFSSEKLSEEEKYGKLPFDQHENETYRGHVDLHEDISPQHVENLTVIENKILSETTEAHQYEVLSQYEENTCTSNQVYSETSSSKNILSEESHYEVQNVYEEQTHEDDANFNYVSQETKAFTSDYSYQYPLSANDSNSQPSEYAYHAEVDSYAIGKDFESNFHKNNGLETDFHTYSESKEIINSNDQSHYAPSEGYLESFSTKPFSSEILTDVHEDEKAFIGAEKVMEDIAQSDYGDAVHSVSEMVSEKNHSDYEFSESTRQVVTETSSFTKAYAVETENSEHEANYAANRFHSDSPEDNAMRTDSSPEIPYPLEPNTEFTELKNSVLLESHGVPFNQMKEDFPNLNLPNAGTVPLSPNNQTRNSNRETPYDESSDEEDSSSLPGTVSPYAYTNKAYTREEEDIDGNHLYKESIALEQSNEVIKQVEFDGNNPQTLSTTTHQVTGFTQGYQEAPYSADNNYDFRLEEWGKPMGLPTPPDSSEKKSVLKKSGLKSTGKAAPDSRASLDNGKAYSPSVASKLSSPLKKPKPKSKESSSSHVYVDLAYVPHHGDPQYCDVEFFKKIRARYYVFSSINPSKEVLNALLEAKKSWNEDLDVTIIPTYETDTLGYWMAQNQDDLAEYSIEVAPSASRCTVNLQDHETSCAAYRLEF; this is encoded by the coding sequence ATGTTTTAATACAGTACTCGACCGAGAGCTTAGGAGTAGAAGTTCTAGTGAATCCAACTGTGAGCACGTTCAAGCAGTGTGTCAAGAACCTCTTCTCCACTTCCACGGGTCACAAGCATCTCATCCATGCCGGATACACATTTTCAGGCTCTGGATCTTGGATGCTGCAAAATGGTACATTTTCCTTTGATGAGTTCCTCGAGATATTTCAGCAGGCCGATGTTCAAAGCCAGAAGCGCTGCAATATCAATGTTCACTGCGCTGAAGTGGGAATGTGGAATGCATCTAACTTTGCCAAAGACATCTTCACTAAAATTGCCAACATTGCCCTTAATCCTCCCGGCAAAGTGGATAAAGTGCCTGGATCAGAACACTTGATGAATGCTTTGGACAGAGTACTTAGTTCTCAAGCCTTAGAGGAAATGATGGAAGCTTCACCTTTAGTTGGCAACATTCGCTTTAACAGGCCAACGCTTTATTTGTTTCCAGCTGGTCAAGGAGATTGTGCCTTGTTTGGAATTAATGGATTCAACATGCTTATTGATGGCGGGTTCAACAGAAGGCCTTGCTCCTGGGAATTTATTAGGCATCTTGACCGATTGGACGCTGTGCTGGTCACCAGACTCTGTGAAAACAATCTCTGTGGTATGAATACTTTGATGAAACGTAAAGCTCTTAACAACACGTACCCTCAAATAGGATATGTGTTCTGCAATATTGCAGAAAACAAAACCCCATCCACCAAGGAGGAAAACTTACTACCGCAAGATGACTTGACCGTGAGTGTTGTACGTGAAGGTCACAACTTTGTGCAGACTCTTAAtgatttgaaattaaagccaCATCAGTGCTGGAGAGATTCAGCCGTAGAACCGTTTGTTCTCTACCACAAAGTTGGTCATGGAACACTAGAAATGCACGTTTTAAGTCCCCCTAGGGATAGTAAAGAAATGAAGGAATTCTTAACAGAATGGAATGCATATAAAGAAACCTTTTCCTGCATTAAATCTGGGTTGAGAGGGAAAGGTTTTGAAAGCTCTATTCCACTGTCGCATTCTACTTCTATTTGTGCTCTGCTAGTTTGGCGCCCGGCAGATCCCAAAGATACCATCAGCAGAATTCTATTTCCTGGTAGCGCTcctcaaaacaaaatatttgaaagtttGGAGAAATTAAAAACTCTTGATATCCTGAATCAACCGGTTGTGACCAAAGCATCCCTGACTACTATATTAGTTGCAAAACCAATCAGTCATAAAGTTGAGAAATCTGTCAGCCGAGCAAGTATTCCCAATCGTAAAAATACAGCTTCTCCTGCATTGTCAACATCAAGCGTCGCGTCACGGAATGGTGACATTGGTggtatcaaaaaagaaaataaggaaaTCAAGAAAGTAGTAaaagaagtaaagaaagaaaaggaaattaaaaataataaagaagtaaaggaagttaaaaaggaaatcaaaaaaGAGTCTTTGACTAAACAAGTCAAAAAAGATACCAAAACTGAAACGATAGTGAAAAAAGAATTAGTTAAAAAAGATATTACTAAGGAAGTAAAGAAAGATAATAAAGAcataaaaaaagttgtaaaaaaagataaagaaatcaAAGTAGAAAAGCCTTTGGTAAAAGGTGATAAAGCATCTGACCTAAAATCTGCTACGAAGAAAATTGATTCTGCATCCAATGCACTCAAAACAGTCGGGGAAATAAAGAAATCAACAACTGTGAAGAAAACAACTACGACGACTGTGAAAAAAGATATCGGTAAACCACCCGTTGTGCCTAAAACAAATGAAGTTAAGAAAACTGCCCCTGTCAAAACATCAGACGCAAAAGTATCGAAAGATAAACCAAAAACAACAGATTCTAAATCTGTCCCTAAAACTAAGCCGAAAACCCCATCTACTACTCCAAAAACTACCCCGAAAGCTAAACCTTCTGCTGTTTCCACACCTGGAGGTAAAGTGACTAAAGCAGTTGCTGCAAGTTCCGTCGTCGCCTCTGTAGTTGCTGTCACCGCTGCTGCAGTTGAATTGAATGAAAAACAGGACGAAGTTGTTGAACCTGAAGCCGTAGCTGCTGTACAAGATACCAAAGTGGAAGACATAAAAGAAGTTAATATCGCTGAGAAAACAGAGGAAGAAATGCGTGCATCACCTTTGCCGCTGGAAGCTTCATCTCCCACACCTTCCGATTCGGTATCTTTGACACCTTCAGATACACTGTCTTCAGCTCCATTAGAAACAGTGTCTCCAACGCCTCCTCTTGCAAATGAACCAGTGTCAATGGAAGAAAAAGAAGTCAACGAAATCAAAGATTTTGAACAAGATCCTATTCCTTACGAAACGGAAGCCGAGATTAATCATAAGAACGATGAGGCTGATGAGCCAAATATGATTGAATTGGAACTAGCTAAGAGAGCTCAACTTAATGATGCAATGAGTACTTCCTTTGTCGGTGGGAATGACTTCGACGAAATGGCTAATGAAGAAATTTTACACAAAGATGAAGCTGTTAAAGAAGAAACAATGCCCATGAACTTTTCCATTCCTGATTATGGACACAATGAAGAAATTAAACATGACTTTCAAGGAACAGCTGAAAAAGACAATGAATACATGGAAGATTTAGAATCTAAGGAAATAAATGCGGAAGATCCTCTTGCACAAATGACGATGGAAGGAAGTTTCTGTGCTGGAATGATATCAAATGAGCGAGAAGgctttaatattgaaaataacgaGTTGCTGGGTGGGGAAGAAAACGAAATTAATGAAAGTGTCATCTCATCCGAAATGCATATGACTTCAAAGGAGGAGATCATTCacgaaaaatatgatgaaaaggAATCCGTTTCACCAAAGTACGATCATGAAGAAGCCCACGAAGTTGAATATTCCGAAAAAGATATTCAACAAATGATGAGCCAAAGCATGCATGAAGCATATTCTTCACAAGATGATCAACTGAATGTTGAAGAACTTCATAAATCGGAGTTGAAGTACGAAGCTTATGAACCACAAGAAAAGTGTGATGTTCCCTATGACACTAATGCCCTTGAAGCCGACGAACAATACAAAGAAATTCAACAACATGGcgaagaaaaatttaatgaacacGATATCATTCATTCAGACGCACAAGATCAGGTTACTGCTGCTGAAAATGTTTATGAAGAGACTTCAAGATTTGAAGAGAAGAAAAATCCGTATGAAGAACGATACTCTCAAATTGAATCTATGTATGAACAAGTAGGTTGCGAATCTTTTGATCGAGCTCAAAATATAATAGATGATTTGGAAATGCAAGAAAGTTCCGTCGATGAGCCCGAAGAAATCGTAAGGAGAGAATCTTCTGTCTCTATAACTTTCAATGATGAAGCACCAGAAGGCATTTACGATGATAAATTGCGAAGAAAGAGTGGAACAGAATCAGAAGACGATGTTGATATCCAGAATTTCATGTCAAAAGAAACTAAGAGCACCATTGACCAAAGCAAACTTTCTGTCCAGCAACAAGATTCCGAATCAGATGATGAAGATGTAGTGAAAAGCCCAACGCCTCATGCCGTTGTCGATTATGAAGGTAATTTAGATCAATGTACTCTTGGAGCCAAAAGTCATGATTCCGACAAAGAATTTGAAGTGATTTCAGAAGACAAAGTTCTGTATTCGTCCGAAAAGCAGGATTTTGATGAAAAGGATCGAGATTCTGCTGAAGAATCGGAAGACGCTGATGATGGGGAAATGATCAGGCATCCAACGCCTCCACACCAGAAATACAGTGAGGATGAAATGCGTGATCCAATAGGCCAACATTTTATCACTACTCCAAATCTAATAGCTCAAGGATCTGGTATTTCAGAACAACCATTGTACGAGGAAGCTGAAGAAGATGGTTCTGAAATGTCTCATAGCCCTGTGGTTGAGCAGCCGATTTTTGGGAATGCAGTTGAAGCTGATTTTCCTGAACTAGTAACTGTTTCAGGAGGAACAACACCATCAGAACCACAATCGCCCAAAGCGAATTTCGATTCTAAGAAACTAGCAactgaagccggaattatggagGCTTTGAGCGAGCACGATATTTCTGAAAGTTCTACTCATAGCCCTTCATGCCAGGAAGGTTCAACCGCATTTGAGTTGCCAATTTCCGAAAAGAACACTCTCGAGGATGAAAACATTCAATCTATTTCAAGTGATCGTGTGTCAGAAATAAATGCATCGGGATTCACAACTTCAGATATTCATTTTAAGGATGATCAGGATATTAGTGACATTCATTCAGATATGAAACAAGAAAAGTCATCTAGTGAAAAGGCTGATGCACCTTCTGATGATGAATCTTGTAGCGATAATGATAAATCTGAATCTCATAGTGAAGGTAAGTCTGACGTCGAGGGTGATGATAAGTCAGATATACCTCACGATAAGTCTGACTGTTACGGTGATGATAAATCCGACCATCAGCATGATGGGAAACCTGATGCCTTTGATGATGAGCAAGTAGATCATAGATCTGATGCCTGTGATGATTATCAGTTTGAGAAAAAAGATTATGATGCGTGCATTCCTCCTAAAGATTTCGAGCATCAAGATATTCAAAAAGATTCTCATTTAAATGCTGAATCGGACTACCATTACGACAGTAAATCATGCGCCCAGCAGCAAGATGAAACTAATGAAGAAGGAGAAAGGAGTTCAAAGATGCATGAAGACACAAAATATAATGATCTTCATGCCACCGAAATGCAGTCTGAAAGTTCCATTTTACAGAACATTCAATCAGAGTATCAGGGCACTTATTGTGATTTGCAAGAAGATAACAAATCTGACGTCGTGGAAGACACAAAGGATTCACGTGACGAGTGTCACGATGacattgaaacagatttttatagCAATAAAAGCAATTTCAATGAAGAAACGAGTAATACTATTTCTGTTGAACAGCATGGTAAACCTAGCGCTGCAGATTACATCTGCAATGAACCATCCTGTGACAGTACTACCTTCAATGAAAATTTGCAATCTACTGGATACAATTTCGGCGAAGACACAAATATTGCATCTCATGCAGAAGTACCAGAGATTCCTGATCAAGAACCAATTAGTGTTCAGGACATAAAGGTTGATGTCGTCGAAGATAAATTTCCCGGTCTGACTCAAGAAGCTGAATTTGCTGTTGGACATGAAAATTTGATAGTGCATCCTAATGAAATGTATACTGAGGAAAGAATAATGAGCGGTGATGATTATCATTATTCCTACTCGGAAAAAGAaactacagaaaatatttttgaaaatcaaaacctTGGCACTCCGGCTGAATTTTCTTCTGAAAAGCTTTCAGAGGAGGAGAAGTATGGAAAATTGCCTTTCGATCAGCACGAGAATGAAACATATAGAGGTCATGTAGATCTTCATGAAGATATTAGTCCTCAACATGTTGAAAATTTAACTGtgatagaaaataaaattctttcagAAACTACAGAAGCACATCAGTATGAAGTTTTGTCTCAGTACGAAGAGAATACATGCACTTCTAACCAAGTTTACTCTGAGACCTCCTCATCTAAAAATATTCTATCTGAAGAAAGCCACTACGAAGTACAAAATGTGTACGAAGAACAAACACATGAAGATGATGCCAACTTCAATTACGTTAGTCAGGAAACTAAAGCGTTTACCTCCGACTATTCCTACCAATATCCTTTATCAGCTAATGATAGCAATTCTCAGCCCAGTGAATACGCTTACCATGCCGAAGTTGATTCTTATGCCATTGGAAAAGATTTCGAATCTAACTTTCATAAGAATAATGGCTTAGAAACGGACTTTCACACTTATTCAGAATCCAAAGAAATCATAAATTCTAATGATCAATCTCATTATGCACCCAGTGAGGGTTATTTAGAATCGTTTTCGACAAAACCCTTCTCAAGTGAAATATTAACTGATGTTCATGAAGATGAGAAAGCATTTATTGGCGCTGAGAAAGTTATGGAGGACATTGCACAAAGTGATTATGGTGATGCAGTGCATTCCGTGTCCGAAAtggtttctgaaaaaaatcattcTGATTATGAGTTTTCGGAAAGTACTCGACAAGTGGTTACAGAAACTTCTTCTTTCACGAAAGCTTATGCAGTGGAAACTGAAAATTCAGAACATGAGGCAAATTATGCTGCTAACAGATTTCATTCCGATTCTCCTGAAGATAACGCAATGAGAACGGATTCATCGCCGGAAATCCCGTATCCTCTAGAGCCTAATACTGAGTTTACCGAGCTGAAAAATTCCGTATTACTCGAATCTCATGGTGTTCCGTTCAATCAAATGAAGGAAGATTTTCCAAATTTAAACTTGCCGAATGCAGGAACTGTTCCATTGTCTCCCAATAACCAGACACGAAATTCCAATCGAGAGACCCCTTACGATGAGTCGTCTGACGAGGAGGATAGTTCTTCTTTGCCAGGTACTGTCTCCCCCTACGCTTACACCAACAAAGCTTATACGCGTGAAGAAGAAGATATCGACGGCAATCATTTGTATAAAGAATCGATAGCTCTTGAGCAATCTAACGAAGTTATAAAGCAGGTAGAGTTTGACGGAAACAATCCTCAAACTTTGAGCACCACTACTCATCAAGTTACAGGCTTTACTCAGGGATATCAAGAAGCTCCATATTCAGCGGATAACAATTATGATTTTCGTTTAGAAGAATGGGGAAAACCAATGGGTCTTCCCACTCCTCCAGATAGCTCAGAAAAGAAGTCTGTCCTCAAAAAGAGTGGACTAAAATCCACTGGCAAGGCCGCTCCAGATTCCAGAGCTTCCCTCGATAACGGCAAGGCCTATTCACCGTCTGTTGCTTCTAAATTGTCTTCCCCACTCAAGAAGCCCAAGCCTAAATCAAAAGAATCTAGTAGCTCTCACGTCTATGTAGATTTAGCTTATGTTCCTCATCACGGCGACCCCCAGTACTGCGATGTCGAGTTCTTCAAGAAGATCCGCGCGCGGTACTACGTCTTCAGCAGCATCAATCCCAGCAAAGAAGTCCTCAACGCCCTATTGGAAGCCAAAAAGTCATGGAACGAGGACCTAGATGTCACCATCATACCCACTTACGAGACGGATACATTGGGCTACTGGATGGCTCAAAACCAGGACGATTTAGCTGAATACTCTATTGAAGTTGCTCCATCAGCTAGCCGGTGCACTGTTAATCTTCAAGACCATGAAACCAGCTGCGCCGCCTACCGCCTAGAGTTTTAA